The Sulfolobus sp. A20 genomic interval GAATTGCTCAAATGATTACCGTAGGATCAGTCGGTGTGGTAACTAACAAGGGGGGACTAGTTCATATTAACGCGAGCGAAGAAGAATTAAAGGAATTAGAAAAATTATTTAAAGTAAAAATAGATATTGGTACCGTGAACTTTGGTAGCGTTTTTATAAGGAGCGGATTAATAGCAAATGATAAAGGGGCCTTGGTAGGATCTTCTACTACGGGTCCAGAGATTTTAAGAATCCAAAAAGCATTAGGTGAATGAGATGAGTGAAATAAAATATTACCTAATTAAGGGAACCGCGCTATTTGGAGAATCACACTACCCAGAAAGGAGAAAATTTGTTAAAGTAATTAGAGCTTTAAATGAAAAACAAGCTACTGAATATATTTATTCCTATTTTGGTAGTAAGAACAAAATTAAAAGATATAACATAAAAATAGAGGAAATAAGAGAGCTAAAGGAAGAAGAAGTTATAGATAAAAGAGTAAAAGAGATTGGAAAATTGGAAAAGATTATAGTGTGAGAAATATGAGTCAAAATCAAGGAGCTATTTCGTTAGAGGACTTAATAGCGCAGGCGGATTATTTAAGAAAATATATAGACTCTCTTCAGAAGACTCAATTGGAGATATTAGATTCATTAAGTTCCGTAGATTCAGCTAAGCAGGCTATTGAAGAGATGAAAAAGGGAGGAAACCCTCAAATGATGATGTTTCTCGATAAAAAGGGATATGCCTTAGTTAAAGTCAATGGAGCAACTGTTGATAAAATAATAATCCACTTAGGTTTAAGTTATTATGCGGAAGTGAGCCCAGATGACGCAGTAAAGATTTTAGATAAAAAGAAGGATGAATTAGAAAAAGCAGCACAGAGTCTAAATAATGAACTTCAGAAGGCAGCAGATACTTATAATCAGATAGTAGATATTTTAAATCAGATTCAGCAAGCTGCCGCCAAACAACAAGGTGAATAAATTGTTTTGACAAATTAAAAAAAGCTTTTTCCAGTTTTGCTGACAAAATTAAGGGGGAAAATAAAGAAAGAGCTACTAGTGAGGAAAAGCCAGAAAAGGCTGAATTACAACAGATAGTTCCGCAAATCGAGGAAAAGAAAGAGGAGCAAGCAGAGGGTTCGAAAAGAAATGATGAAGTAAATGTTAGTCAACCAGAAGAAAAAAGAGGATTAGGTATTTTCGATTTTTTAAGATATAGGGAGATCAAAGAAAGTGACATAGAGGAGCTCATAGAAGAACTCAGATATCAGCTATTAGAGAGTGATGTTTCATTTGAGGTTACAGAAAAAATTTTAAATGATTTAAAAAATAACTTAGTAGGAAAAAAGATAAGAAGGAGTGATGATATAGAGAAAATTACAAAAGAGTCGCTAAAAAAATCTATAGAAGAAATCCTAACAAAAAATAAACCAATAGACATAGTTAGTGAAATAAAAAAGTCACAAAAACCTTACGTCATAGTGTTCTTTGGAATAAATGGAGTAGGTAAAACTACGACTATTGCAAAATTTGCATACTTATTAAAGAAAAGCGGAATTAATACCATAATA includes:
- the rpl18a gene encoding 50S ribosomal protein L18Ae — protein: MSEIKYYLIKGTALFGESHYPERRKFVKVIRALNEKQATEYIYSYFGSKNKIKRYNIKIEEIRELKEEEVIDKRVKEIGKLEKIIV
- the pfdA gene encoding prefoldin subunit alpha, with amino-acid sequence MSQNQGAISLEDLIAQADYLRKYIDSLQKTQLEILDSLSSVDSAKQAIEEMKKGGNPQMMMFLDKKGYALVKVNGATVDKIIIHLGLSYYAEVSPDDAVKILDKKKDELEKAAQSLNNELQKAADTYNQIVDILNQIQQAAAKQQGE
- the ftsY gene encoding signal recognition particle-docking protein FtsY, producing MNCFDKLKKAFSSFADKIKGENKERATSEEKPEKAELQQIVPQIEEKKEEQAEGSKRNDEVNVSQPEEKRGLGIFDFLRYREIKESDIEELIEELRYQLLESDVSFEVTEKILNDLKNNLVGKKIRRSDDIEKITKESLKKSIEEILTKNKPIDIVSEIKKSQKPYVIVFFGINGVGKTTTIAKFAYLLKKSGINTIIAASDTFRAAAQEQLTIHANNLGIPIIKGKYGADPASVAFDAIQAAKSRGIDVVLIDTAGRMHTDSDLVNELKRILRITKPNLRILILDSLSGNDALEQAKYFENNVGFDLVILTKVDADVKGGIALSLAYELSKPVGYLGIGQTYDDLIPFDANWFINKIFE